A window of Aptenodytes patagonicus chromosome 1, bAptPat1.pri.cur, whole genome shotgun sequence genomic DNA:
ATGGTAGAAACACAGCTGTAGAgaatgctaacaaaaaaaaaaaaagaaaaaagctaaagaaCTTCAGCAGAAAATGGGTAAACTCTGGCTTAAAACTGAGCATATCCTGGGTACTATGTTGAGAGGGTTGCTTCCGACTCTCTGGAGTCACTGAAGCTACTTAGAAATTAAGCATGAAGTGAAAAATTCCTGCAGAGATTTTCAGACACCTCTGCCTTGTCACCCTGTGCTCTGTGCTCTGTGCTCCTGTTCAGTACGTGAGGCAGCCTCTAAACACCACAAAACTCAGGGGCTTCTGTCAAAATGGGGGACAAGATGGTTTGCTAGCTGTAACTTCCATCACTAATTCATACTCGGTGAATCCTAGGATTTTTATTCAGTATTCATTCTGTGCCATATACTGCAGTCTCCGGGGGAATTGAGAGCGTCTGCCTGGTGtaaaaactggggaaaagcagGGTGAGGCTCTGCCTGCTGGTTTGTaattactgctgctgctgtttcacccGATGGCTCCAGCTGCGGTGGTGCCCCAGTGGCTCCAGCACTCTGtagggagggaggctgggacaGGACTGTGGCACCTGTGGGTCACTGGAGAAGGCACCCTCGGCTGAAATGAAGCAAAGCAGTGGCTTCCTGAGGATCACACCACAAGTCAGTGGTGGAGCCAAGGCTGGGAGCTGGACCTGCAGTCTGTGACAGTAACCCTCAGTAAGCAGCCCAAAAAAGGTGTCGGGTATGTCTGGAGAACGAGAGGGTAGCCCTCACCTCAAAGTCCTTAATTTCTATAAAAAAGTGTATACCTATAAATgctacatgttttttaaattactttttctgaataattttgttaTATAGTgtttcttgtctgtttttcttcattcatatTCAttctaaagatgaaaaaaatccaccttcGAAAACATTTCTTCCACAGACTCTTTTCAATATCCCCTTCAGCGGGAATAAACCTGCTGGTGTGGCTGTGCCATGCAGCTCGGCATGGGATCTCTTACACCATGTCAGATGCCCCTCGGGCTCAGCGAGGTCTGGGGGGGATGCGGTAGAAACAGCTCTCCCAGCACAGCTGCTCGGCTGCCCCTTGTCTGCAGGTCACCAGGAGCTCCCAGCTGACTGTGGAGACTCTCTGTGCTTTTAAATTACAGCTCCTCATTTGTCCTCACTTTGCAAGGTGTCTGTCAGTCTTTCTTCCCCTTTGCCAGGAAGATAGAATTATGACATTTTTCACTGTCAGGTGCAGACTTGCATTTCAGACCTACAGAGATGAAGGGAAGCCACAAAGAAATCCCTAACGTAATTCAGAGGACTGAGATTTAAACCTCGGAGAAAAACTGTAAGTAGCAGGTATTGCTTACATATGCTTTGCGCAAGCTTCCTAGAatgtaaaaccagaaagaataaaaagggaCCACATAGAAGAAAATGTCTCTGGCTCCATTTCATCCAGCTCCACACCATCCTTTTCCAGAAACCACCCTCGCTCACCTTGGAAGGCCGTTCACACAGCTGATCCTGTATCCCTTTATAGTTTTGCAAAAATGACACTGTGCCATTCGCTTCCAGGAGaaatcccagccaaaagcagggGGAACCAAAAGGGCAAGGGAACACCACTGAACTCTCTGTGTGAAGTTCCCGTTGCATGGGAGGACATGGGCACAACAGATGTGGCAGAGAACATTTTCTCCCAACCTCCTTGATCATACAGCACTCGGGTGTCCAAACATCCCTAGATGTAAGAGCTATTTTGCATGAATGCAACCACCTTTCAGCATTACTCTTCTTCAGTTAGAAGCTGGTGAACGTTTTGTCTAAAGCTTTTCCTGTTGAGCCCTGCAAGGGCAGGTTGACCAAAGCCTGTCATGAGTTCACAATGAATCCATAGATGTCTCCaggttaaaacaaaataataaaataaaaaagaaaagaaaaaatgggaatgTTTCCTTTGTCACTTTCAAAATTCAAtgctttaatatttcatttagaaTGACTATCCATTTCCAGAGGTACTTCAAGGTTACTCAAAtcgtattttaaaatgtgcaaaaagGTTTGAAACCAAATGTGTAGAAAACAAATTCAATTTGTCAAAACATTTCTAAACTAGTAATTTCAGGTTGACCTCAAGTCACTTTCCTCTATTAGCACTTGGATTTTAAGTTGACTGAAAAACAAGCTGAAAGTCCACCCTTTCTGCCACGGCTGCAGATATTCACGCAAAAAGAAAGAGGGCACAATAACTTGTCTGTTCCATACAGCTGTGAAGCATTAAGTCATCTGTCCTCTGCCTTTTGTACCTCTGTATCTTCTTCCTTTGGACTCCATGCTTCTAAGAAGAATTGGTGAAATATAAAGGACTGGTGAAATGTAGCAAAGCACCAGTATGAAAGTGCAAAAATTGGTAAGTTCAGCCATGTGGCCAAGTCTTACTTATTAGCTGTTTTGCCCACTTTTTCCCAAGATACATGACCAGGTTTTGTTCTTTCAAATTTCCAAAGGATGCCTGGCTCTGTGCATTTGCATTTGCACAAAAGCAtttggtattttctcttttttaccaAGTTTCCTTCAAATGTCTAAAGAGCAGAAATATTACCAAGTGATGGGGGAACTCATGACATGGCACAATCGATGGAGGCACAGTCAAGGCTAGCAGCTTACGCCTCTGGGTCGAGGTTCTGCTCTGACCTCCTGTCTCCATGGCTTCTGGGTGCTGGGCACGTTTATGAAGTGCACTCTGTAAAATGTAACTCACTCCTCCTCCAGCCAAAATCTTGGCTTCTGTCTCATCTGCCCTTTCCTCTGTCTCttgcagaaggcaggagagacCTGTAAGTTGAATGATGTGCTCATATTGCTCTTATTGAACGCTCGTAATTGTGAATGCAAATGGCACTTTTTATACATGAACAGAAAAAGGACTAAATTCACTGGATAAATTATTCACAACAGATAATTCAACCTGCTCTCATGGGAGAGTGCAATGAATGTCTgatgatgttaaaaaaacccccacaactaaTTCTACCAAccagtgaagtcaatggcaaaacctTTTACTGACTTCAAAGGGAGCAGAACCTAGCCCCAAGCCAGAGTGCCCACATACAACTTCTCTTTAGTGGTTCTCAGTTGCATTTAGACCTAAAACCCAGGCAAGCGTTTCTGTTTTGAGGAGCCCAGACTAATGCTGTATAGCAGAGTcgggctgccagggcacatgCATTATTACAGCTCTGGTTGAAAGCAGGTCTGCTCTGCAGCCATGGCGCAGAGCACTGCCCCCAAGCTGAAATAACCCAGCCTCAAGAGAGAGCCAAAGTAGATGTGCCATCTAGCAAGTTTAGAGCTCAGGGCAGGTTAGTTTGGCcaggtttgtctagtttggagaaaaggaggctgaggggcaacctcattgctctctacagcttcctgaggggGGGAAGTGGAGAcgaaggtgctgatctcttctccatggagtgacaggacacatgggaatggttcacagctgtgccaggggaggcttagactggacattaggaagcatttctttaccgagagggtggtcaaacactggaacaggcttcctagagaggtggtcgatgccccaagcctgacagtgtttaagaggcatttggacaatgcccttaataacatgctttaactttcggtcagccctgaactggtcaggcacttggaccagatgatccttgtaggtcccttccaactgaactgctctattctattctattctattctattctattctattctattctattctattctattctaatttaCTTTGCATCTAGGATAGATTTGCAGCCAGTGAGGGGGTTTGTGGACAAAGTGCCACTGGCCATCCCAAcgtggctgtgctgctggccaaCATCCCTGTGGCAGCGCACCATGGGCATGATTTGGGGGCTGTGACCGTATGCAGTGGATGCGGGGTCTGGGAAAAGGCTTGTGTGGGGGCTGCTGCCGTGCTCCCTCTCCCTGGCAGGGGAGGCGAGCGGAAtgagggctgggctgtgccccagctCGTGCCACTGATCCCCTCCAGTTGCTGGTGGTGGGGACACGTGGCCTTGGGCACTGGAGAGAAACAGGGACACAGGGATGGTGCGAGTCGTCCTGGCAAGGTGGCAGAGGGGGAAGTGAGGGACACCTCTGACCCCGGGGATATGTACCTCCTGGGTTCGGTCTGGGTATCCCATGTTTCCACATGTCCATCCCTGCCGTGTGGTGCATTGTCACCTGCAGACTGTGTCGTCGTCCCCGGCCCCCCGCTTTCTCTCGGCGCTGCTGGTGCTTTGCTGCACTCCACAGCACATGGTTGTAGTCACGCAACGTCCGTGGTCTAAAGCGCTGTGTGACAGTGCCGGGAGGACACAGAAGTGATGCAAAACGCTCTCGTAAATGaaagctgagctctgcctgcccgGGTGCCCGTGTGCGGAGCCGTGACACCCTCCCCGGGCACCTGGGCGCCCGGTTTTGGctggaagaggggaagaagaggcGGCGTGAAGCGGCGACggggcgctgggctgggctgcagccggGCGAGGAGGGCGGGCTCGCCCGCTGCCGCTGCCACCGCCACCGGCCCCCCGCGGGGCGGCTCGGCGGGTGTCGGGGACGGGGTCGCCCTCGCCCCCCACGCGGGGTGCCTCCGCCGGCGCCGTGGGGCTGGCAGCCCGcccagccgcggcccggcccgcgcgTGCGGCGTGGGGCGCGGGGGAGCGGCCGCAGGAGGAAAGGGGTTAAGTTATGTAAGCCCTTTTGGggaggggtggaggaaggggcGCTGCCGGCGGAGCTGCGGCGGCTCAGGTTGATTCAGAGTGGGCGACGGCGGGCTGGCGCAGGCCCGCGGCGGGGGAAAAGCGGCTTATCCTCCTCCGGGTTGCCATGGAgacgggcgggcggcggcggcggcggcggggctgtcAGTGAGGGATCGCACCGGGcaccggggcggcggcggaggggaggccgcggcggcggcggcggcgccggcggcagcggcagcggcagagGCAGACATGGACTCGCACTGCGACTGTGCCGAGCCTCCGGCCGCCGAGCAGCCGTCGGGGAGGATTAACAAAACCGCCTTCAAACTGTTCAAGAGGAGGAAATCCGGGGGCACCATGCCGAGCATCTTCGGGGTGAGGAGCAaaggcggggaggggaagggcgcCAGCAAAGCGGGGATGGTGCGGAGCCGGACGCACGACGGCTTGGCCGACGCCGTGCTGGAGAGCAGCAAGAAGGAGGAACCGGGCGGCGGCGACCCGCAGAGCAAGGAGGCGCagggccggccggccggcagcCTCGGCGTCTCCCCCGGCAGCTCGGTGGCCAAGTCGCACAGCTTCTTCTCCCTGCTGAGGAAGAACGGCAGGCCGGAGAACGGCAAGGCGGAGAGCGCGGATCAGCGGGCTGGCGGCAGACAAAAGAAGGGGCTGAAAGGGATCTTCAGCAGCATGCGATGGcataaaaaggacaaaaatggcaaggaggagaggggggaaaccTCGGAGATTCAGTCGGGTCTTATTATGCCGGGGTCTTTGACTGCCAGCCTGGAGTGCATCAAAGAGGAGACGCCAAAACCTTTGTCTGAAACTCCGAACAGCGCAGGAGACATCGGGCTGGAACCGCCGCGGGAGAAGCGCAGCGGCGAGGCGCACGCCTCGGCCGAGGAGCCCGAAGCGGGAGGTGGGGAGTCGCGGgacagcagccccctccccggggaggaCCCTGCCGCCGCTGGAAGGCGACCCGAGGAGCTCTGCCGCGAGCGACAGGACCCGGGCGCCGGAGAGGTTGGGACTGCGAAGGATGCGGCCATAACAGGTGACATTCCAATAACGACTATCCCCCCTGTTGAACCTCACTGTGATAGCGGTCAAGAGACGGCAGCCGCCCCTGACCCTTCCTCTGTTGATCCACCCTCAGAGCAATCGATTGATCGTATTTGTTTGATGTTTGCTGACGTGACTTCACTGAAAAGCTTTGACTCTCTTACAGGCTGCGGAGATATTATTGCGGACCATGAGGAGGATGTGGGCGGCGGGAGTGGCGGCTGCGAGAAGAGCGCCCCTGGGGCCGGCAAGCTGGGTGCCTCCAAGAAGCACCCCACCATGCTGGCCtaccagggaggaggggaggagatggCCAGCCCGGACCAGGTGGACGACACCTATCTGCAGGAGTTCTGGGATATGCTGTCGCAGACAGAGGAGACCcagacagaaggaggaggaggtggaggagggacAAAGAAGCCCGAGGGGTTGAAGGAGAACCGAGGTACCGAGGGGGCCCAGAACAGGGTGGTGGTAAAACGTGGTGGCCTCCACCAGATCCCCATTCACCTCAACCACAAAGAGGAGcagaagggcagggagaaggagcagcATGAAGGAGTCCCAAACAGCGACGAGGGCTACTGGGATTCCACCACCCCTGGTCCCGAGGAAGATGTTTCCACAAGCATCCAGAAGGAGACCATTCCCAGGGACAGCTACAGCGGGGATGCTCTCTACGACCTCTACACCGAACCGGATGAGAACCCACCAGCGGGGCCTACGGATGAAGAGGTCACCTGTGTGCCACGCTCCAAGCCCGTGTCTCCAATAACGACCACGTGCTCACTGAAAACACCCTCAAGCACACTGAAGGACTCCAAGATACCCATCAGCATTAAACACCTTTCGTCGCATCCTGCCAGCCTGCATGGAGCAGATGCCAGTAACAGCCATCATGTCGCACACCATCACCTGGCCAAAAGCGAGATGCACAGAACAAAAATCCCCGTCTCTAAAGTACTGGTACGCCGGATCAGTAACAGGGGCTTAGCAGGGACAACAGTGAAAACTGCCATGTACCAGGACAGTGCCAAAAAGTAGTTGAATAAGAGGTGGAGACAAAGACAGACAGCGAGGTCGGTGTGTGAAAGTCTGCGTAGGAGACCACAGATAATTAATTAGTTTTGCATCACCTGAAGAAAGGCACCTAAAAGGCTTACTTCACTGTACTCCGTGGGCCTGCACTTCTGAATCCCTTCTTACTAGACTGTATGGCTGAATATAAAAAGTCGACTTCTTTTTGAgcacttttttttacatttgtatcttttttctgcagcactgaacaCTGGGGAGGTTCATTTTTACATGCCTTTTTGGAAGCAGGACTTGGATTATGAACCTAAATGAGCATCCTTCCTCATGCAAAGCAGTGCCATGAGTTCTTCAAGGGAACAGAGTTACAAAAGGAGCGACACGAGAGGTTCTCCAATACACTTATCTTTTAATCATTTGTGGGGGAGGAGTGGAGGGTGGGTGCCTGGCTCCGTAAATGGTGTTTGCTCTACAAGATGTTGGGAAAAATGCCAagcaaaaaccaaccaacctaaCAGGTATTTTACCTGCTGTAGGAACgagagcactgctcagcagcagacTTGATTAACTTGTGTGCGGTAGCTAAGGAGTTATGTGGACTTTTCTAACAGGAAAACATATTTTCGTTTGTCTGTCTGGTTGGTTTTGATCTGGTCTAATGTAAATGGGTAACAGAGACACCTGACATAGGTTCAGATGTTTACATCAATACTTGTCTGATAATGCATACAATCAGGTTCAGGGAAACATTTTACTAAATGCCAATATATACACACTGTTCACATTTATACAATAACTTGGTCGCcatgtgtaaatatatacatattttagcAGATTTACTCAATGCTACagattttttataaaaaaaaaaaaatcacccgtCTGTATTATCTAGAGTTTAAGCAAGAGTTAGTTTTTATAGGTAGATAATTTTACAGTTCTAAAACAATAGAACTTTGTGTAAGTACCTTAAATTAGAGCAAAACTCTGTTTTGTACGGGCTCATGCATCCCCAGATAAGTGAGTCTGAAGTGCTGATTTTATTCCAGTGGCACATTCCATGTGTCAGAGCTGAGGTTCTGACAGCATTGCCACTGCAAACCTCTATTTTCAGGGGTTTAGACAAAGTTGCTCTGGGCTTAAACCTTACAGAGAAGGAACCCAggaaagaaacaggttttttaattattattttttaaagtatataaaaTTAGTTTTTGACTATTTAAAGAAAGTTTGGGTTCtcgttgctttttattttcattcttaataATGTcagaataattttactttaagagagaaaaagaaatatggtAAGCTAGTGGTACATAAAATGATCTGATGAGCTTGGATCTTATGAGAAATGTATTAATGGCCAGGACATTTTTGAATAGTGGCTACTGTACATGGGCATTgacaacatttcaaagaaatttaaTAGGGTTTTAATGTGCCTGAGGACATATTTTTATGATACActgaaaaagctccaaaaatCACTGAAGTCTAAAGGTAAATGTtatgtatttacaaaatattttggtatAAGTATTTAATCATCAGACCAcagttaatataaaatatatgctcCAGTGTATCTGAATaataatatacattttaaaaaacacatgtCTATATTATGCAGAGAATCCTAAATTCACATCACTGAAGCTAATGGGTCTGATCTTACATAGCAGTTGGTTTTATTGTCtcttaaattgaaagaaaaaaaggaaaataaatatacagaatATACATTTGAAGGATATTAAGGTTATAGATAAACCATAAAAAGCCAGGAAATACAATAATAAGaattgtatatatgtatgtgtgtggttCACTGGGGAAATGACCTTATAGTCACAAGGGTAAAATTGGCATCTAGTTCTGAAATTACTGCAGGATTTAATACCGAACTGCAGTGCCCCAGTGAATAGAGAGAAGGGGTTAGTTTTCCTGATGAGTCCGTTTTCATGGTTTGAGTAAGAACCTTAATACgcttcaaagattattttttatgttttctttataaCGTATATGTGTGTGGTTTTCTACATGCCTAGTCACACAGACGTGTTGTACATATGCATGTGTAGTCAGAACGCTCCTCCTCCTCGAGTCCATGCACACAGGTGAACGCGCACACCCGTGCATGCTCGCATCCATGCGAACACGGCCACGTGTGCACTCTCCCACGCACAGACTGAGGGGATGTGCTGTAAATCTGTCTCTAAACACGCTGGCGGTGATCTCCTTTGCCTGAGAAAGGGATTTGCATTTGGCCTGACTCTGCTTGTGCATTTTAGAAAGTTCAAGCTGAAATAGCCTCAAAAGGATGAATGTACAGAACATGGAATATTATCCTGGTCCTGAGCCCTAAACCTaacattcctttttctgttctttcgTTTTCATCTGACTGTAAGGGACACATCTTTCCTTGCATGACAACTCTGCAGAAAAATCGTAATTCCccattttgttttccagacaAATTGTGCAGAGAGATTCTGTAGGGTACTGGAAGttgagagggagggaggatgtggtGAGTTTGGGGTAGTACCATAAAGACTGGAAGCACTGAGTACAGGTAGTAGGAGTGGTGCATGTTTAAAACCACTAGAAGATATCAGCTGCCATCTCTACAGGACTTGTGTGTGGCAAATTACTCATCATATGCATTTTGTTTGCATTGTGGCATGTCTGTATCGAGAAACCAATAGAGTGACACTAGACTAGCGCTCTCTCACGTAGTGACTAACACAAGTCATCATTAAAATGCTTTGGattcccttcatttttctctctctcctttgttttctgccccgtttttcctctgttctctgcATGCTGGCGGGCGGCATCCTCCTTGGTGCTAACCCCCGGTGCGGAGCggggagccctgggctggcagcCGAGCGCAGGGTGGGAGGGCGGCCGTGCTGCCTGCTGCGGCCAGGTGCTCCCCAGTCGCTCTCTCAAGCTTTCTATCACATACCCAGTGGAAGAACATTTTGCAAATCTCTTGGCGGTTCGTTTGGCTGCTTGCTGTGTACGTATTTTAAGGACAATCATATCCttaaaaggaaaatgggaaagtaGCTTGTCGTAGGGCGTCAGTATTTTGAATCATTGCGACATACTGACGTTGATTCAGGGTAATGGTTGTGTGAGagtgaaaatacaatttaatGCTCAAATTAACTTTGTATTTATAAAACTCGCTTTTGTCTTTAAGCCATCtatgttttttatttcaaaaggtaATAGAAAATTTAATATTTACTAGGGCTTTCAATTTTCATAGAAATATATTTGTATAACTCCACACAATGCCTAAAACAATCATTGGAAGGAGGTTCAAAGGCTTTCTTTAGACCTGTATTTAATTCCTGAAAGATCCCTGTAAAATACTGTGAGATGCCTAAGAACAAACAGTTAATGACTTGCTGGATTTAAAGGCTGAGACATAGAGGCAATAGTCCTGAGGCATTTTGTGGTGGTTTGCATTCTTATTTATGTTACCCTGTCAAGCATCTATTTTCCTTGGCTTTGGTAGGTATCAAGGTAGAAATGGTGTTCTGAGTCCCAAAGATAACATTCCCAATGCTGTTGTCGCTTTGATTTTCTTAAAGAAtacttttctttatttgttttatttgttattttgtgGTCTGAATGATGCTTTGTAATTATCAGCTTGTATGTCATTCATAAAGGATTTTATAGATCAGGACTTGGCATTTAGTTATATGTACTCTTTGCACTTCCAGGTCACTGCTGGTAATTTTGTATGTTCTTAGGATATTTCTATATATTGCGTAGTGTTTTATAGCTATCTACTGTGATTTTGGTGGTATACATTCTTGTCCTATATATCAGCACAAAAGATTTCCTTTCGGTAGCATGAAATGATGTTTTTGTGGACTTCTTTTGTCATGATAGGAGTTAAGTTTCCTGTACTATATGTGTGGCCTGCAACAGACATAAAGGGTCTTCTTTTCCCTGTAGTGCGTATGCATTTTGCTCTTGCCAGTAACAGGACTCAAACACATGTAAtagatttcagaagaaattccATGACTAGAATAAGAAAAATTTATGTCCAGTCTTATTCCATCAATCACCAGCATTTTCTTCATCCACTGTGAATATCCTCACCGCCATTCAGGGTAGTAGaggactgaattttaaaaattccatgCATAGACGTACACTATGAAAATTAAttcactgattattttttaatgaatcttACTAAATTATTTATCTAAGCTAAGCGAATATTGCACCAAAGTCTTCAAAACGTGTGATACAGATGGCATTTCCAGTAAGACGCTGTAAGTGCAGATGAGCCAAATTAACAGGCTTTGCTTAGCAAAGCAAAACCTAGTTGTTTCTTAAATTTGTAGTACTGACTGAGCTTGCAGATCAAAGGGAGCCATTGATTCTGCTACATGGCTGtgctcagagggttttttttccttgctctaatGGACTACTTTCAGAAAAGGCTTTTCAGCAAGATAATGGTATGAAAGAGACAGTTCACAGTAACAATAGCCACTTACAAGGCAGATGGTTATCTAACAGCCATAATGGGGGACTCTAAGCAAGGTGgcctgaaaatgtattttcatagtTATTGATATGAAAGGCTGAGGCTTCTGTCTTGGAAAAACAAATTGACACCAACTCAAAAGACGCTGCAGAAATGAGTCTTGGCAGAGTTTACACATGACAGCTTCtgcagggttttatttatttatttatgttggcttttccttttttgttgttgttggttttgctttgtttatgttttcatttcatgacATAACCCCACGTGTCCAGGCAGAATTGCACAGCAACTGACTCTTCTGAGATTCAATGCTGAGAATACACTGTCAGTTGTCTTCAGTGGCCTGGGACTGGTCCCCTCTGAACATCCTCCCTTCCATTGAGG
This region includes:
- the AMER2 gene encoding APC membrane recruitment protein 2, with product MDSHCDCAEPPAAEQPSGRINKTAFKLFKRRKSGGTMPSIFGVRSKGGEGKGASKAGMVRSRTHDGLADAVLESSKKEEPGGGDPQSKEAQGRPAGSLGVSPGSSVAKSHSFFSLLRKNGRPENGKAESADQRAGGRQKKGLKGIFSSMRWHKKDKNGKEERGETSEIQSGLIMPGSLTASLECIKEETPKPLSETPNSAGDIGLEPPREKRSGEAHASAEEPEAGGGESRDSSPLPGEDPAAAGRRPEELCRERQDPGAGEVGTAKDAAITGCGDIIADHEEDVGGGSGGCEKSAPGAGKLGASKKHPTMLAYQGGGEEMASPDQVDDTYLQEFWDMLSQTEETQTEGGGGGGGTKKPEGLKENRGTEGAQNRVVVKRGGLHQIPIHLNHKEEQKGREKEQHEGVPNSDEGYWDSTTPGPEEDVSTSIQKETIPRDSYSGDALYDLYTEPDENPPAGPTDEEVTCVPRSKPVSPITTTCSLKTPSSTLKDSKIPISIKHLSSHPASLHGADASNSHHVAHHHLAKSEMHRTKIPVSKVLVRRISNRGLAGTTVKTAMYQDSAKK